From a region of the Alphaproteobacteria bacterium genome:
- a CDS encoding permease: MADFSVTTRASDGGRSGLTRLVDPVWGLTAAIVVLLLLVDRAQGVDSIAFVLGALIDILPFLAVAIGAAAYAKASGADALIARAFQGRIALMILAAALIGALSPFCSCGVIPLIAALLAMGVPLAAVMAFWLSSPIMDPSMFVLTAGTLGLPFALAKTAAAVGLGLFGGFGILAGQRLGMFEAPLRDGIAGDGCAARRLTTPSDVAWTFWNAADRRTTFGREALSSFLFLAKWLTIAFLLESLMMAYVPAGWIATAVGGDGVGPIVIAALVGIPAYLNGYAALPLVGGLIESGMSPGAGMAFLVAGGVSSIPAAVAVYALVKAPVFTAYLGFALIGSILAGVVFLAI, from the coding sequence ATGGCCGATTTTAGCGTTACAACGCGGGCTTCGGATGGGGGCCGGTCAGGCCTGACCCGTCTGGTCGACCCGGTCTGGGGCCTGACAGCGGCGATCGTCGTGCTCCTGCTTCTCGTCGACCGCGCTCAGGGCGTGGATTCGATTGCGTTCGTCCTCGGTGCCTTGATCGACATTCTACCGTTCCTGGCCGTTGCGATCGGCGCCGCCGCTTATGCCAAGGCGAGCGGGGCAGACGCGCTGATTGCTCGCGCCTTCCAGGGCCGGATCGCGTTGATGATCCTCGCCGCCGCGCTCATCGGCGCCCTGTCGCCATTCTGCTCATGCGGTGTCATCCCGCTCATTGCGGCGCTGCTGGCGATGGGCGTGCCGTTGGCCGCGGTGATGGCATTCTGGTTGTCGTCACCGATTATGGACCCGTCGATGTTCGTCCTCACCGCCGGCACCCTCGGCCTGCCCTTCGCGTTGGCGAAGACGGCGGCGGCCGTCGGACTCGGCCTGTTTGGTGGATTCGGAATCCTGGCCGGTCAACGCCTCGGCATGTTCGAAGCACCGCTTCGCGACGGGATCGCCGGCGACGGTTGCGCCGCGCGGCGTCTCACCACGCCCAGCGACGTCGCTTGGACCTTCTGGAACGCGGCCGATCGCCGCACCACCTTCGGCCGCGAGGCGCTGTCCAGCTTTCTGTTCCTCGCCAAGTGGCTGACAATCGCGTTCCTCCTCGAGAGCCTGATGATGGCCTATGTCCCGGCCGGCTGGATCGCCACCGCGGTCGGCGGCGACGGTGTCGGTCCGATCGTCATCGCCGCGCTCGTCGGCATACCGGCCTACCTCAACGGGTATGCGGCCTTGCCGCTGGTCGGCGGGCTGATCGAGTCCGGTATGTCGCCGGGCGCCGGTATGGCATTCCTGGTCGCTGGCGGCGTCAGCTCGATTCCCGCCGCCGTGGCCGTCTATGCGCTCGTCAAGGCCCCGGTATTCACCGCTTATCTCGGCTTCGCGCTTATCGGATCCATACTCGCCGGTGTCGTGTTCCTGGCGATTTGA
- a CDS encoding helix-turn-helix transcriptional regulator gives MNDHQAAIGLSALGNETRLHLFRLLVKAGPDGLTVGRIQRHLDVPASTLAHHIARLAQAGLIEQRKDGREVICTAGYRQMTDLVAYVMRECCEGLPIELGNMPGSVEMATAG, from the coding sequence ATGAACGATCACCAGGCGGCGATTGGACTTTCGGCCCTCGGCAACGAGACACGCCTTCACCTGTTCCGGCTTCTGGTCAAGGCCGGGCCGGACGGCCTGACAGTCGGCCGTATCCAGCGGCACCTCGACGTGCCGGCCTCAACGCTGGCCCACCACATTGCCCGTCTGGCGCAGGCCGGATTGATCGAGCAGCGCAAGGACGGCCGTGAAGTCATTTGCACCGCCGGTTATCGGCAGATGACCGATCTTGTCGCCTACGTCATGCGCGAATGCTGCGAAGGACTGCCGATCGAACTCGGCAATATGCCCGGATCGGTCGAGATGGCGACGGCGGGCTGA
- a CDS encoding alpha/beta hydrolase: protein MTDSDSHGAEPAPRLERADGGWISHRRNPGSGPGVVFLPGFRSDMAGTKAAVLDAYCRARGQAYLRFDYSGHGESSGKLTDGTIGVWAADAVETLDALTEGPQVLVGSSMGGWTMLLAALARPERIAGLVGIAPAPDFTEDLIWSVADDAMKAALETEGVWHEPSQYDDEPTPITRALVEDGRNHLLLRAPIPLSCPVRLIHGMKDPDVPWQTSLRIADRLASTDVEITLIKDGDHRLSEAADLARLTDTLGRLLDQLSA from the coding sequence ATGACCGACAGCGACTCGCATGGCGCGGAGCCGGCGCCCCGCCTCGAACGGGCGGACGGCGGCTGGATATCGCATCGCCGCAACCCGGGCTCGGGTCCGGGCGTGGTCTTCCTGCCCGGTTTCCGGTCCGACATGGCCGGCACCAAGGCCGCCGTGCTCGACGCCTACTGCCGCGCGCGAGGCCAAGCCTATCTGCGGTTCGATTACAGCGGCCACGGCGAATCCTCGGGAAAACTCACCGACGGAACAATCGGTGTCTGGGCGGCGGACGCGGTCGAAACGCTCGATGCCTTGACCGAGGGACCGCAGGTGCTGGTCGGCTCATCGATGGGCGGTTGGACCATGCTGTTGGCGGCACTCGCCCGGCCGGAGCGGATCGCCGGGCTGGTCGGCATCGCGCCGGCGCCGGATTTTACCGAGGACCTGATCTGGTCGGTGGCCGACGACGCGATGAAGGCGGCATTGGAAACCGAGGGGGTGTGGCATGAGCCCTCCCAATACGACGACGAGCCGACGCCGATCACCCGCGCCCTGGTCGAGGACGGGCGCAATCATCTCTTGCTGCGCGCGCCGATCCCGCTTTCCTGTCCGGTTCGCCTGATCCACGGCATGAAGGACCCGGACGTGCCGTGGCAGACCTCGTTGCGAATCGCCGACCGCCTCGCCTCGACCGACGTCGAGATCACCTTGATCAAGGACGGCGACCACCGGTTGTCCGAGGCGGCGGATCTGGCGCGGTTGACGGATACCCTCGGCCGCTTGCTCGATCAGTTGTCGGCGTAA
- a CDS encoding SDR family oxidoreductase: MPRPKSAPHLFCFGLGFSARTLADRVLARGGTVAGTCRSADKQAALRGAGIEAHIFDGTAPLADAAALFSDATHVLSSVPPDADGDPVLRYHFEDLAEASDVDWIGYLSTTGVYGDRGGGWVDEGSALEPTGARGARRVTAEAQWQDLWWDHDRPVHLFRLAGIYGPGRNALETVRQGRARRIHKAGQVFSRIAVEDIAETLARSMADPNPGRVYNVCDDDPAPPDEVIAFACELLDVAPPPLIPFHQAEAEMSPMALSFYRDNKRVRNDRIKDELGVVLRYPDYRTGLRALLADYADN, from the coding sequence ATGCCGCGACCAAAATCCGCGCCGCACCTGTTTTGCTTCGGACTGGGCTTCAGCGCGCGGACGCTGGCCGACCGCGTCCTGGCGCGAGGCGGGACGGTCGCCGGAACTTGCCGCTCGGCCGACAAACAAGCAGCGCTGCGCGGGGCCGGGATCGAGGCTCACATTTTCGACGGCACGGCCCCGCTCGCCGATGCCGCGGCCCTGTTCAGCGATGCCACGCATGTGTTGAGCTCGGTGCCGCCCGATGCCGACGGCGACCCGGTGCTGCGATATCATTTCGAGGATCTCGCCGAGGCGAGCGATGTCGATTGGATCGGTTACCTATCGACCACCGGGGTCTATGGCGACCGCGGCGGCGGCTGGGTCGACGAGGGCTCGGCACTGGAGCCGACCGGCGCGCGCGGCGCGCGGCGGGTGACCGCGGAAGCGCAGTGGCAGGATCTATGGTGGGACCACGACCGTCCGGTCCATCTGTTCCGCCTGGCCGGAATTTACGGTCCCGGACGCAACGCGCTGGAGACGGTGCGACAGGGCCGCGCCCGGCGTATCCATAAGGCGGGCCAGGTGTTCTCCCGCATCGCGGTCGAGGACATCGCCGAAACATTGGCGCGGTCGATGGCCGATCCGAACCCGGGCCGGGTCTACAACGTGTGCGACGACGACCCGGCGCCGCCCGACGAGGTCATCGCCTTCGCCTGCGAGCTGTTGGACGTGGCGCCGCCGCCGCTGATCCCGTTTCATCAAGCGGAGGCGGAGATGTCGCCGATGGCGTTGAGCTTCTATCGCGACAACAAGCGGGTGCGAAACGATCGCATCAAGGACGAGCTCGGCGTCGTGCTGCGCTATCCCGACTACAGGACCGGGCTGCGTGCGCTGCTTGCCGATTACGCCGACAACTGA
- a CDS encoding paraquat-inducible protein A, which produces MNNANNPARPLVRRLAALFDDHLAWWLGGTAILLVAGWLLPVMTVKTMVVFSDQVSILDGTFRLLDSGDIMLFLIVFVFTILFPAIKLIVAATVLRKLDRASGRLHRLLGWIEALGRWSMLDVFVAALLVVVIKLSMVSDVVIHSGLYVFAAAVVLSIVVVRRVARRARTAAIGADGGDRQPQVSGEPE; this is translated from the coding sequence CCGGCCCGGCCGCTCGTCCGGCGCCTGGCCGCCCTGTTCGACGACCACCTCGCTTGGTGGCTCGGGGGAACGGCAATTCTCCTGGTCGCCGGGTGGCTGCTGCCGGTGATGACGGTCAAGACGATGGTCGTTTTCAGCGACCAGGTGTCGATTCTCGACGGCACCTTTCGCCTCCTCGACAGCGGCGACATCATGCTTTTCCTGATCGTCTTCGTCTTTACGATATTGTTCCCGGCGATCAAGCTGATCGTTGCCGCCACGGTGTTGCGCAAACTGGACCGCGCCTCCGGTCGGCTGCACCGTCTGCTCGGCTGGATCGAGGCGCTCGGCCGTTGGTCGATGCTCGACGTCTTCGTCGCCGCCCTCCTCGTCGTCGTGATCAAGTTGTCGATGGTTTCCGACGTGGTCATCCATTCGGGCCTGTACGTCTTCGCCGCCGCCGTCGTGCTCTCGATCGTCGTCGTCCGCCGTGTCGCCCGACGCGCGCGCACGGCGGCGATCGGTGCAGATGGCGGCGACCGCCAACCGCAAGTCTCGGGAGAACCGGAATGA
- a CDS encoding MHS family MFS transporter, whose amino-acid sequence MMKDAIDEPGGSDTRPTEATPRTIFACTIGNVLEWYDFTAYGFLAVFIGSEFFPSSDPVASLLAAFGVLAAGYAARPIGSVIYGHLGDRRGRKPTMILAMSIMGVATVLIGLLPTYTQIGVAAAVLLVLLRVAQGISVAGEYSSSAVLLVEKAPSARRGFIGSWIAFGNLAGCLLGSGVASLTSTVLGDAVMGDWGWRLPFLFGGVIAVVGIVVRRRLGESPAMPKPEDVARSPVVEAVRFHWREILTIIGLCLPIAVGYFIIFVYAASYLTDQMHFTTAEAMDINTISLVALSLFIPITGLCSDLIGRKPVLFIAQIGTVILAWPMWSLMHEPALGMVLLGQTALAVINGMGWAMTIPVMIEFLPAKVRCSGAGIGYNLCLGIFGGTTPWVATYLVQRTGDAYAPIYYLIAAALISCGAVLSMREMARRPLPA is encoded by the coding sequence ATGATGAAAGACGCGATCGACGAGCCCGGCGGGAGCGATACGAGGCCGACCGAGGCGACGCCGAGGACGATTTTCGCGTGCACGATCGGCAACGTGCTGGAGTGGTACGATTTCACCGCCTACGGCTTCTTGGCCGTTTTCATTGGTAGCGAATTCTTCCCCTCCAGCGATCCCGTCGCCTCGTTGCTCGCGGCCTTCGGCGTGCTCGCAGCGGGCTACGCGGCGCGTCCCATCGGAAGCGTCATTTACGGTCATCTCGGCGACCGCAGGGGCCGCAAGCCAACGATGATCTTGGCGATGTCGATCATGGGGGTCGCGACGGTTCTGATCGGCCTGCTGCCGACCTATACACAGATCGGCGTCGCCGCCGCTGTTCTGCTTGTCCTATTGCGCGTTGCTCAAGGCATCTCGGTCGCCGGCGAGTACAGCTCGTCTGCGGTGCTGCTGGTCGAAAAGGCGCCCTCGGCACGGCGCGGTTTTATCGGCAGTTGGATCGCCTTCGGCAACCTTGCCGGCTGCCTTCTTGGCTCCGGTGTCGCGTCGCTGACGAGCACTGTCTTGGGCGATGCGGTGATGGGCGACTGGGGATGGCGGCTGCCATTCCTGTTCGGCGGCGTTATCGCGGTCGTTGGTATCGTCGTGCGCCGCCGGCTCGGCGAATCGCCGGCGATGCCGAAGCCAGAGGATGTTGCCCGCTCGCCGGTTGTCGAGGCCGTCCGCTTCCACTGGCGGGAAATCCTGACCATCATCGGGCTGTGCCTGCCGATCGCGGTCGGATATTTCATCATCTTCGTTTACGCGGCCTCCTACCTCACCGACCAGATGCATTTCACCACCGCCGAGGCGATGGACATCAATACGATCAGTCTGGTCGCGCTGTCGTTGTTCATTCCGATTACAGGCCTTTGTTCCGATCTCATCGGCCGCAAGCCGGTCCTCTTCATCGCTCAGATCGGCACCGTCATTCTGGCCTGGCCGATGTGGTCCCTGATGCATGAACCGGCGCTTGGCATGGTGCTTCTCGGGCAGACCGCGCTCGCCGTCATCAATGGCATGGGGTGGGCGATGACGATTCCGGTGATGATCGAATTCTTGCCCGCCAAGGTCCGCTGCAGCGGCGCCGGGATCGGCTACAACCTGTGCCTCGGGATCTTCGGCGGCACGACGCCCTGGGTAGCGACCTACCTGGTCCAGCGCACCGGCGATGCCTACGCGCCGATCTATTACCTGATCGCCGCCGCTTTGATCTCGTGCGGAGCTGTCCTGAGTATGCGTGAGATGGCGCGTCGGCCCTTGCCGGCGTAG
- a CDS encoding GFA family protein codes for MKIDGGCHCGYLTYRAEVDPGDVIICHCTDCQTLSGTAFRTVVFAPDSDFAFVTGAPKIYVKTAESGRPRAQAFCPECGTPIYSADPGEGPKLLGLRAGTVRQRNTLRPAKQLWTRSALDWIDDVAAIERVERQ; via the coding sequence ATGAAGATCGACGGCGGCTGTCACTGCGGCTACCTGACCTACCGGGCGGAAGTCGACCCCGGGGACGTCATCATTTGCCATTGCACCGACTGCCAAACCTTGTCGGGCACGGCGTTTCGAACCGTGGTGTTTGCTCCCGACAGCGATTTCGCCTTTGTCACCGGGGCGCCCAAGATTTACGTCAAGACGGCCGAAAGCGGGCGGCCCCGCGCCCAAGCCTTCTGCCCCGAATGCGGCACACCGATCTATTCGGCGGACCCCGGCGAGGGACCGAAACTGCTCGGCCTGCGTGCCGGCACGGTGCGCCAGCGCAACACCCTCCGCCCGGCCAAGCAGCTCTGGACCCGCTCGGCTCTCGACTGGATCGACGACGTGGCGGCGATCGAACGCGTCGAGCGTCAGTAG
- the thrS gene encoding threonine--tRNA ligase, whose amino-acid sequence MELPQPISEASPTGGAVNVTLPDGSVRTFDRAPSGAEVAADIGPGLAKAAMAVRVDGVMRDLAAVIDRDAHVSIVTAKDPDALELLRHDAAHVMAEAVKELYPDTQVTIGPAIEDGFYYDFARPDPFTPDDLETIEARMREIVARDETITREIWKRQDAIAYFEGADELYKAEIIRDLPEDEAISIYRQGDFLDLCVGPHLPSTGKLGRAFKLMKVAGAYWRGDSRNEMLQRIYGTAWADDKQLAAYLHRLEEAERRDHRRLGREMNLFHQQEEAAGSVFWHPKGWTLYRTCEAYMRRRLDAAGYVEVKTPQLVDRALWESSGHWEKFRENMFTTEADDEHILALKPMNCPCHVQIFKQGIKSYRDLPLKMAEFGSCHRNEPSGALHGLMRVRAFTQDDAHIFCTEDQITAETEKFCTLLMSIYRDFGFDDVIIRFADRPPVRAGSDATWDKAETALKDAVEAAGMTWELNPGDGAFYGPKLDFVLRDAIGREWQCGTWQVDFVLPERLDATYVAEDGQKHRPVMLHRAILGSFERFIGVLIEHYAGRFPLWLAPVQAVVATITGDADDYARDVAAEMAVAGLRVETDLRNEKINYKVREHSLAKVPVIVVVGNREAKERSVALRRLGGKAQEILALGEAVTTLSEEARSPVA is encoded by the coding sequence ATGGAACTGCCGCAACCCATTTCCGAAGCGTCGCCGACCGGCGGCGCGGTCAACGTGACGTTGCCGGACGGCAGCGTGCGCACGTTCGACCGTGCGCCGAGCGGCGCGGAAGTGGCGGCCGACATCGGACCCGGCCTGGCCAAGGCGGCGATGGCCGTGCGCGTCGATGGCGTGATGCGGGACCTCGCCGCAGTGATCGACCGCGACGCCCACGTATCGATCGTCACCGCCAAGGACCCGGACGCCCTCGAACTGCTGCGCCACGACGCCGCCCACGTCATGGCCGAGGCGGTCAAGGAGCTCTATCCCGACACCCAGGTCACCATCGGCCCGGCGATCGAGGACGGGTTCTACTACGACTTTGCCCGGCCGGATCCGTTCACGCCCGACGACCTCGAAACGATCGAGGCCCGCATGCGTGAGATCGTCGCGCGCGACGAGACGATCACGCGCGAAATATGGAAGCGTCAGGACGCGATCGCCTATTTCGAGGGCGCGGACGAGCTTTACAAGGCGGAGATCATTCGCGACCTGCCCGAGGACGAAGCCATCAGCATCTACCGCCAGGGCGATTTTCTCGACCTCTGTGTCGGCCCGCATCTGCCGTCGACAGGCAAGCTGGGCCGTGCCTTCAAGTTGATGAAGGTGGCCGGCGCCTATTGGCGCGGCGATTCGCGCAACGAGATGTTGCAGCGGATCTATGGCACCGCCTGGGCCGACGACAAGCAACTCGCCGCCTATTTGCACCGATTGGAAGAGGCCGAGCGCCGCGACCACCGGCGGCTCGGCCGCGAGATGAACCTGTTCCACCAGCAGGAGGAAGCGGCGGGCAGCGTGTTCTGGCACCCCAAGGGGTGGACGCTCTACCGGACCTGCGAGGCCTATATGCGCCGCCGGCTCGACGCGGCCGGCTATGTCGAGGTCAAGACGCCGCAGCTGGTCGATCGGGCGCTTTGGGAGTCCTCCGGGCACTGGGAGAAATTCCGCGAGAACATGTTTACGACCGAGGCCGATGACGAACACATCCTCGCGCTCAAGCCGATGAACTGCCCGTGCCATGTCCAAATCTTCAAGCAGGGCATCAAGAGCTATCGCGACCTGCCGCTGAAGATGGCCGAGTTCGGCTCATGCCACCGCAACGAGCCGTCGGGCGCGCTGCACGGCCTGATGCGGGTGCGCGCCTTCACCCAGGACGACGCGCATATCTTCTGCACCGAGGACCAGATCACCGCCGAGACCGAGAAATTCTGCACCCTGCTGATGAGTATCTACCGCGATTTCGGGTTCGATGACGTCATCATTCGCTTCGCCGACCGGCCGCCGGTGCGCGCGGGCAGCGACGCGACCTGGGACAAGGCGGAGACTGCGCTCAAGGACGCGGTCGAGGCGGCTGGTATGACATGGGAGCTCAACCCGGGCGACGGCGCCTTCTATGGCCCCAAGCTCGATTTCGTGCTCCGCGATGCGATCGGCCGCGAATGGCAATGCGGGACCTGGCAGGTCGATTTCGTGCTGCCGGAGCGCCTCGACGCGACCTATGTCGCCGAGGACGGCCAGAAGCACCGGCCCGTGATGTTGCATCGGGCCATTCTCGGCTCGTTCGAGCGTTTCATCGGCGTTCTTATCGAACATTATGCCGGCCGGTTCCCGCTGTGGCTGGCGCCGGTCCAGGCGGTGGTGGCGACGATCACCGGTGACGCCGACGATTACGCGCGCGATGTCGCCGCCGAGATGGCCGTGGCCGGGCTTCGCGTCGAGACCGACCTGCGCAACGAAAAGATCAATTACAAGGTGCGCGAGCACAGCCTGGCCAAGGTGCCGGTGATCGTTGTCGTCGGCAACCGCGAGGCCAAGGAACGCTCGGTGGCGCTGCGGCGGCTCGGCGGCAAGGCGCAAGAAATCCTTGCCCTTGGTGAGGCAGTAACTACACTTAGCGAAGAAGCTCGAAGTCCCGTGGCCTGA
- a CDS encoding translation initiation factor IF-3, with protein sequence MNAQPVREGPRANEQITASDIRLIDQNGENVGLVSAARGRQMAEEAGLDLVEISPNSDPPVCKILDLGKLKYETQKRKNEARKKQKTIDVKEIKMRPGIEDHDYEVKMRNMVRFLGEGDKVKVTLRFRGRELAHQDLGARVLDRVREDLDEIAKVEQFPKMEGRQMVMVIAPR encoded by the coding sequence ATTAACGCCCAGCCGGTCCGGGAGGGACCACGGGCGAACGAGCAGATCACGGCCTCTGATATACGGCTGATCGACCAAAACGGAGAAAATGTCGGTCTCGTATCGGCCGCGCGGGGACGACAGATGGCAGAAGAGGCGGGGCTCGACCTCGTCGAGATTTCACCCAATTCGGATCCGCCGGTGTGCAAGATTCTCGATCTTGGCAAGCTCAAATACGAAACCCAGAAGCGCAAGAACGAAGCTCGCAAGAAGCAGAAGACGATCGACGTCAAGGAGATCAAGATGCGCCCCGGGATCGAGGATCATGACTACGAGGTCAAGATGCGGAACATGGTCCGGTTCCTCGGCGAGGGCGACAAGGTCAAGGTGACATTGCGCTTCCGTGGCCGCGAGCTGGCCCATCAGGATCTGGGCGCCCGCGTCCTCGACCGGGTCCGCGAGGACCTCGACGAGATCGCCAAGGTCGAGCAGTTTCCGAAAATGGAAGGCCGCCAGATGGTGATGGTGATCGCGCCGCGTTAG